From Leptolyngbya sp. 'hensonii', a single genomic window includes:
- the rplL gene encoding 50S ribosomal protein L7/L12 encodes MSAVAEIVEKLKTLTLLEAAELVKQIEETFGVSAAAPVGAMMMAAPGAAAPVEEVEEQTEFTVMLEEVPADKKISVLKVVRSITGLGLKEAKDLVESTPKAVKEGVSKDDAAAAKKELEEAGGKVSIK; translated from the coding sequence ATGTCTGCTGTAGCTGAAATTGTTGAAAAGTTGAAGACCCTGACGCTGCTCGAAGCGGCTGAACTGGTTAAGCAAATTGAAGAGACCTTCGGAGTTAGTGCTGCTGCTCCTGTAGGTGCCATGATGATGGCGGCACCCGGTGCTGCTGCTCCTGTTGAAGAGGTTGAGGAGCAAACTGAATTTACCGTCATGCTGGAAGAAGTGCCTGCTGACAAGAAAATTTCGGTGCTTAAGGTTGTCCGTTCCATTACTGGTCTGGGCCTGAAAGAGGCAAAGGACCTGGTAGAGTCAACGCCTAAGGCTGTGAAGGAAGGGGTTAGCAAGGATGATGCTGCTGCTGCCAAGAAAGAGTTGGAGGAAGCAGGCGGTAAGGTATCGATCAAGTAA
- the secE gene encoding preprotein translocase subunit SecE — MVKKDVVKEDVQAQAAKSDFNALAFLQETKEELDKVVWPSRQQLISESLAVILMVILSATLIYLVDNFFSWAAKQVFG; from the coding sequence GTGGTCAAGAAGGATGTAGTTAAGGAAGATGTTCAAGCTCAAGCAGCTAAGAGTGATTTCAACGCGCTTGCTTTTCTGCAGGAAACCAAGGAAGAGCTTGATAAAGTTGTCTGGCCTAGCAGGCAGCAATTAATTAGTGAATCCCTAGCTGTAATTTTGATGGTGATCCTATCCGCCACTTTGATTTATTTGGTAGATAACTTTTTCAGTTGGGCAGCTAAACAGGTGTTTGGATGA
- the rplJ gene encoding 50S ribosomal protein L10 — MGRTLEDKKQIVAELKGHLDQAQMALIVDYKGLKVSEITDLRKRLRASGTVCTVTKNTLMQIAIDGNASWQPMSEFLSQSSAFLFVKEDIGGAIKAYQDFQKATKKTELRGGVMEGRALNPEDVKAIGDLPSKEQLMAQVAGAINSLTAKVAIGINEIPGSLARAIKAISEKEAA, encoded by the coding sequence ATGGGTAGAACACTGGAAGATAAAAAGCAAATTGTTGCTGAGCTCAAAGGACATTTGGATCAGGCCCAGATGGCCCTAATTGTAGATTACAAAGGTTTGAAAGTTTCTGAGATCACCGATTTGCGGAAGCGATTGCGTGCTAGTGGCACGGTTTGCACGGTCACTAAAAATACCTTGATGCAAATTGCGATTGATGGAAATGCTTCCTGGCAACCAATGTCAGAATTCCTCAGCCAATCTTCTGCCTTCCTCTTTGTGAAAGAGGATATTGGCGGTGCAATCAAGGCCTATCAGGACTTTCAGAAAGCCACCAAGAAGACGGAGCTGCGTGGTGGTGTCATGGAGGGTCGTGCCCTGAATCCAGAGGATGTTAAGGCGATCGGCGATCTGCCGTCTAAGGAACAACTCATGGCTCAGGTGGCAGGTGCGATCAATTCTCTGACCGCCAAAGTTGCAATTGGGATTAACGAGATTCCAGGCTCACTGGCGCGTGCGATCAAGGCTATTTCTGAGAAAGAAGCCGCTTAA
- the rplK gene encoding 50S ribosomal protein L11 produces the protein MAKKVVAVIKLAITAGKANPAPPIGPALGQHGVNIMMFCKEYNARTADQAGLVVPVEISVYEDRSFTFVLKTPPASVLICKTLGLERGSSDPKKKKIGTLTKAQLREIAQTKMPDLNANDIEAAMKIIEGTARNMGVSIAD, from the coding sequence ATGGCAAAGAAAGTTGTTGCGGTCATTAAGTTAGCGATCACGGCAGGTAAAGCAAACCCTGCTCCTCCCATCGGTCCAGCATTGGGTCAGCATGGTGTGAACATTATGATGTTCTGTAAGGAGTACAATGCCAGAACTGCTGATCAAGCTGGTCTTGTTGTGCCAGTAGAGATCTCAGTTTATGAAGATCGCAGTTTTACGTTTGTCCTTAAAACTCCCCCAGCTTCTGTGTTAATTTGCAAGACCCTGGGGCTCGAAAGAGGATCGAGTGATCCTAAGAAGAAGAAAATTGGAACTCTGACTAAGGCTCAACTGAGGGAAATTGCTCAGACAAAGATGCCTGACTTGAATGCAAATGATATTGAAGCGGCGATGAAAATTATTGAAGGAACAGCCCGTAACATGGGTGTTTCTATTGCTGATTAA
- the rplA gene encoding 50S ribosomal protein L1: MSRRLRELSKKVEPKAYEPLEALRLLKETATAKFSESAEAHIRLGIDPKYTDQQLRTTVVLPKGTGLTKRIAVIARGEKVNEASTSGADIAGSEELIQEIQKGMMDFDVLIATPDMMPKVASLGKLLGPRGLMPSPKGGTVTFDLAQAISEFKAGKLEFRADKSGIVHVLFGKASFPEDDLLVNLKALQETIDRNRPSGAKGRYWRSVYISATMGPSIQMDINLLRDLKFSDAA, from the coding sequence TTGTCTCGTCGATTGCGGGAATTGAGTAAGAAGGTCGAGCCCAAAGCTTATGAGCCCCTTGAAGCTCTGAGGCTCCTCAAAGAAACTGCTACGGCCAAATTTTCGGAGTCTGCGGAAGCTCATATTCGTCTGGGTATTGACCCTAAATATACCGATCAACAGCTTCGAACCACTGTGGTTTTACCCAAGGGCACAGGTCTGACCAAGCGGATTGCTGTGATTGCCCGAGGTGAGAAAGTTAATGAAGCTTCTACTTCGGGTGCTGATATTGCTGGTTCGGAAGAGCTGATTCAGGAAATCCAAAAAGGCATGATGGACTTTGATGTTCTGATTGCCACCCCCGACATGATGCCTAAGGTGGCTTCTCTAGGGAAATTGTTGGGTCCTCGTGGTTTAATGCCATCGCCTAAGGGGGGGACAGTTACTTTTGATTTAGCCCAAGCGATTTCTGAATTTAAGGCTGGTAAACTTGAGTTTCGAGCTGATAAGTCAGGTATCGTTCATGTTCTGTTCGGTAAAGCTTCTTTTCCAGAGGATGATCTACTGGTTAACTTGAAGGCTTTGCAGGAAACAATCGATCGAAATCGACCTTCAGGGGCTAAAGGGCGGTATTGGAGGAGCGTGTATATTTCTGCAACAATGGGGCCTTCCATCCAGATGGACATTAACCTGCTGCGGGATCTGAAATTTTCTGATGCAGCATAA
- a CDS encoding alpha/beta hydrolase, with protein sequence MGQLKSLLMGKLSWKRAVRSLVLIYGVFAGYVFLRADSMIFLPQPASYRDSAAVLKVPVTDQLHISAVYLPNLQADYTILYIHGNAEDLGDIRPMLERLQGWGFSVFAYDYRGYGTSDGKPSEQNAYQDAAAAYRYLTQTLKVPPERIIVYGRSVGGGSATELANRYSIAGLVLQSTFTSAFRVVVPIPILPFDKFPNLRHLRQVKCPVLVMHGQADEVVPFSHGQRLYDAVPGPKLSLWVAEAMHNDFNEVAGDRLRLALLDFQQLIERK encoded by the coding sequence GTGGGACAACTGAAATCATTATTGATGGGCAAACTGAGCTGGAAAAGAGCAGTGCGATCGTTAGTCCTGATTTATGGTGTTTTTGCAGGTTATGTTTTTTTGCGGGCCGATAGTATGATCTTCCTGCCACAGCCTGCTAGCTATCGGGATAGTGCGGCAGTTCTCAAAGTCCCAGTTACAGACCAACTCCACATTTCTGCTGTTTACCTGCCCAATCTCCAGGCTGACTACACGATTCTCTACATTCACGGCAATGCGGAGGATCTGGGGGATATTCGGCCCATGCTGGAGCGGTTACAGGGGTGGGGCTTCAGCGTCTTTGCCTATGACTATCGGGGCTATGGTACCAGCGACGGCAAGCCCAGTGAGCAAAATGCTTACCAGGATGCCGCTGCGGCCTACCGCTACCTGACCCAGACTCTGAAAGTGCCACCGGAGCGGATTATCGTCTACGGTCGTTCTGTCGGTGGAGGCTCTGCGACGGAACTAGCCAACCGGTACTCGATCGCCGGCCTGGTTTTGCAAAGCACCTTCACGTCTGCGTTTCGAGTTGTTGTCCCGATCCCCATTCTGCCTTTCGACAAATTTCCCAACCTGCGTCACCTCCGCCAGGTGAAATGCCCCGTCCTGGTGATGCATGGCCAGGCTGATGAGGTGGTGCCCTTCAGCCACGGTCAGCGGCTTTACGACGCAGTTCCTGGCCCCAAGCTATCCCTGTGGGTGGCAGAGGCGATGCACAATGACTTTAACGAAGTTGCAGGCGATCGGCTACGACTGGCCCTCCTGGACTTTCAGCAGTTGATCGAACGCAAGTAG
- the nusG gene encoding transcription termination/antitermination protein NusG: MTFSTDDPHDLPQMEDVPDELSGSIARWYAVQVASSCEKKVKANLEQRIQTMDVGEKILQVEIPQTPAVKFRQGSKPQSTEEKIFPGYVLIRMILDDETWMVVKNTPNVINFVGAEQKRRYGRGRGHVTPVPLSSTEVERIFKQAQDQKPVVKIDMASGDKILVLSGPFKDFEGEVIEVSPERSKLKALLSIFGRDTPVELEFNQVQKQS, translated from the coding sequence ATGACTTTTTCAACCGATGATCCGCATGATCTTCCGCAGATGGAGGATGTTCCTGATGAGTTATCTGGTAGTATAGCTCGCTGGTATGCTGTTCAGGTTGCTTCCAGCTGCGAAAAAAAAGTGAAGGCTAATCTGGAGCAGCGTATCCAAACCATGGATGTAGGAGAGAAGATTCTCCAAGTTGAGATTCCTCAAACGCCAGCTGTTAAGTTTAGACAAGGTAGTAAGCCCCAGTCAACTGAAGAGAAGATATTTCCAGGTTACGTTCTCATCCGGATGATTTTGGATGATGAAACCTGGATGGTTGTTAAGAACACCCCCAATGTGATTAATTTTGTGGGTGCGGAGCAAAAGCGACGGTATGGTCGTGGTCGTGGTCACGTTACCCCCGTACCTTTGAGTTCTACTGAAGTAGAGAGAATCTTTAAACAGGCTCAGGATCAGAAGCCAGTCGTGAAGATTGACATGGCTTCGGGTGACAAGATTCTCGTTCTTTCTGGTCCTTTCAAGGATTTTGAAGGGGAGGTCATTGAGGTTAGTCCAGAGCGTAGTAAATTAAAGGCTCTGTTGTCTATTTTTGGTCGTGATACTCCCGTGGAATTAGAGTTTAATCAGGTTCAAAAACAGAGCTAG